In the genome of Gadus morhua chromosome 12, gadMor3.0, whole genome shotgun sequence, one region contains:
- the rxfp3.2b gene encoding relaxin family peptide receptor 3.2b → MQLNESGVQTPGPEQCEQGRLQRQEAGADVANCSGGPSANLSLHCWLELLTRESLSELQGDGSSMALRVLIACVYSVVFALGLVGNSLALYMLHSRHRQKQSSINCFVMGLAVTDLQFVLTLPFWAADTALDFRWPFGQVMCKIVSSVTTMNMYASVFFLTAMSAARYYSISSALKMHSRRAAAARAKWTSLGIWAVSLLATLPHAVYSTTATMMSDEELCLLRFPDAGRWDPQVLLGLYQLQKVLLGFLLPLATITACYLLLLRSVLGSRVAGSSGGPEAQQCRHKRRSKVTKSVAIVVLAFFLCWLPNQALTLWAVLIKFDLVHFSKAFYNAQAYAFPLTVCLAYTNSSLNPVLYCLVRQEFRAGLKELLLRATPSFSSLAQRLPRRARVAEAPPGLVLVQMQV, encoded by the coding sequence atgCAGCTGAACGAGAGTGGGGTTCAGACGCCGGGTCCGGAGCAGTGCGAACAGGGGCGGCTCCAACGGCAGGAGGCGGGCGCGGACGTCGCCAACTGTAGCGGCGGTCCGTCGGCCAACCTGTCGCTGCACTGCTGGTTGGAGCTGCTCACCCGGGAGTCCCTCTCGGAGCTGCAGGGCGACGGCTCCAGCATGGCGCTCCGCGTGCTCATCGCCTGCGTCTACTCGGTGGTGTTCGCGCTGGGGCTGGTGGGCAACTCGCTGGCGCTCTACATGCTGCACTCGCGCCACCGGCAGAAGCAGTCGTCCATCAACTGCTTCGTGATGGGGCTGGCCGTCACCGACCTGCAGTTCGTGCTCACGCTGCCCTTCTGGGCCGCGGACACGGCGCTGGACTTCCGCTGGCCCTTCGGCCAGGTGATGTGCAAGATCGTCAGCTCCGTCACCACCATGAACATGTACGCCAGCGTCTTCTTCCTCACCGCCATGAGCGCCGCGCGCTACTACTCCATCTCCTCGGCGCTCAAGATGCACAGCCGGCGGGCGGCGGCCGCGCGCGCCAAGTGGACCAGCCTGGGCATCTGGGCCGTGTCCCTGCTGGCCACGCTGCCGCACGCCGTCtactccaccaccgccaccatgaTGTCGGACGAGGAGCTCTGCCTGCTGCGCTTCCCCGACGCGGGCCGCTGGGACCCCCAGGTGCTGCTGGGGCTGTACCAGCTGCAGAAGGTGCTGCTGGGCTTCCTGCTGCCGCTGGCCACCATCACGGCCTgctacctgctgctgctgcgctcCGTGCTGGGCAGCCGCGTGGCGGGCTCCTCCGGGGGCCCCGAGGCGCAGCAGTGCCGCCACAAGCGGCGCTCCAAGGTCACCAAGTCGGTGGCCATCGTGGTGCTGGCCTTCTTCCTGTGCTGGCTGCCCAACCAGGCGCTGACCCTGTGGGCCGTGCTCATCAAGTTCGACCTGGTGCACTTCAGCAAGGCCTTCTACAACGCCCAGGCCTACGCCTTCCCGCTGACGGTGTGCCTGGCCTACACCAACAGCAGCCTGAACCCCGTGCTCTACTGCCTGGTGCGGCAGGAGTTCCGGGCGGGGCTGAAGGAGCTCCTCCTCCGGGCCACGCCCTCCTTCAGCAGCCTGGCTCAGAGGCTGCCCCGCCGGGCCAGGGTGGCTGAGGCGCCCCCTGGCCTGGTGCTGGTGCAGATGCAGGTCtga